The Exiguobacterium sibiricum 7-3 nucleotide sequence TTTTTTTTTCAAATGAAAGCTCGTTAAACATTTAGAACACTCCTTGTGCATTTATGGTAAGTCAATGTTTATTAGTGAAGCAATGAAACGAAATAGAAGATAGATGGGCACGAGAAATATGGCAGTCATGAGTCCTTGTTTTCCTGCGTCGAGCCATTCTGTCTTGAAAATTTTCCACTTAACGTTCGAAATCTTGCTCGTGAGACTTGCTGATATTTCGTTTAGTTGTTGTTCGTGCCTGTTCTTGAGACTGTTCAATTCTATCTCGATCTTCTGTGTGTTGTCGTGAAGGATTTGTTTCAATTGGCTTTGTTGCGCGACTATGCTGCTGTTGGCCTTCTCGCTCGTTTGCTTGAGTTGGTCGCTGATCAGTTTGTGGCTGCTGTTCAATTGGTCGAGGTGTGTACTCTGTATGGTCTTCAGCTGCTCGTGAAGGACTTGCTGGTTCTTGGTGAGTTGGCTCGAGTAGGTTTCGATCAATGCCTGAAGTTGTTCGTTTATGCTGCTGGTATGCTTTTCGAGTTCCTTGCTTCGACTGCTCAAGCTTTCGGTTGAATTCTTCATAATCAAATGCGTCACTTCTTCGGTGTCCTTGCTGATCTGAACGAGGTTCTCGATTTCCTGTTGGAACGTCATCTCTTTCTGAACGACCTCCTGCAGGACGGTCGATAGATAGCCCTCGACGGCTCTCAGACGCATCAGAAGCTCCTGTTCGTTCTGAATCAAGGGTTCTTGCGTCCGATGGAGTGGTGCTTCCTGTTTGTTCTCCACGTGATACTCCGGTGTATCCTCTGACTTCACCATCGTTTGTTCTTTCGCCTTCAATTGGTCTTTCAAACCCATCCTTGATGACCTCCCTCTCATAATCTGCCCCGAGTTTGTTGTCTCGTACTCGTTTTTTATTCGCATGATCGTAATACGTCGTCGTGTTTCCCCGTTCTCGTACTTCAATCTCATGTTTTTCAAACAGATAGCCTTTGAATGCTTCGTAGTCCGTCGTTTCTTGCTTGGCTTCCTCGATCTTCGTCCGGATCTCGTCCTTCCAAGAGGTCTTGCCCTTCTCGAGAAGGGCTTTCTCCGCCAATGTATAGCGAACCGGAGCGTCCTTTTTCACGATGACGGATAACCCTCGTTCCTGACAGAGTTGATCGCTCTCCTCACGGATCCGATGTAGGTCCTTCTTCGTGGACTGATACTTGCTGCCACTCTCGAAATTCACGGCATTGATGATGATGTGATTATGAATATGCTCCTTGTCCGTATGCGTGTAGATGACGGCTTCATGCCCTTTTGAGATGGCTCGAGCGAGTTCTTGCCCGATTTCGTTCGCTTGTTTGGCTGTCACTTCCCCTGGCTTAAAGGATTGAATGACATGGTGGGCTTGAATTCCGTCCGGTTTGCCCCATAATTCTCTCGTCGCCTTCATCTGAGACTTGGCATACTCCGGTGGACACTCGACCCCTGATCGTTCTTCTGCTCGTTTCTCAGCGTAGGAAATGAGCTTGTTGGCTACTTTTGTATTGCCGAGTTGAATTGTTGCCATATCTGATTCAACTCCTTCTGTATGTTTTCCAGTTCTTCTTTCGGTACTGATTTGCCCTCGTTTGCGTGTTTGGTCATCTGGTTTACGTTGTTCCCGATGGCACGCAATTGACGGGCCATCTCAAATGCGCCCTCTCGATCGATCTTCGGTGGTCGCATTCTCGATCCTTGTGCCTGCTTTTTAACATAAGCCGGCACACTCATTTGAAAACTTTCTGCTATCTCAGAAAGTTTCTCAAATTCGACTTCACTCACTCGAAAATTGACCTGTCGGTTCTCTTTTCGGTTCGCCTTCACAACAACCGCCCCCTCTGAATACGTACGAATTATGCCTCGAAAGATGGACGAGTAAAATCCTTTTACTCGTCCATCTTATTCGATTCATAGAGGGGTTGGCAAGCTTCGTATTTGCTAGCCACTTCGTGTCGCCAATACAGCTTGTCGGGGGTTTCCCCGAGCCCCTTTTTCTAAAAAATTAGAGTTTGTTCTTTTGTCTTGGGAGACAAAAGAAGCCACTTTCTCAAGGGAAGTGGCTTTGTAAATATCTTTAACCAAATGGCTTATCTACTACTACGTTACCTTCTTTGTCTAATAGGGGTGTCATCCCACTCAAACCTAGGCCGCTTGTCATTAAATAGTTTACACCTGTCTGAGTATCCACAACAATCTTAATAATACCCCCGTTGAGGTGCTGTTTTGATTTCAGTACGAAACGCTTACTCATTACTCATCGACCTTCTCTCGAATGATTTTCCATTTTATATACAATTAGATAAAATGCTGTGTTAGAATCAAAACTAGATGAAATTTACATAAATGTAAATAAAAAATCATCCAAAAAGGAGAATTTTTTTGAAGAAAAAAAGTTTTTTTGCTCTGACTATATCTTCTGCTTTACTGCTAAGCTCAACTGCTGCCTTTGCTGAGGCATCTTCAACAAGTACTAAAATTAATACGAGCATTCAAGATACTAACGATGATGTTTCTATCTTAAAAGATAACACTTCCCAAATCGTTGTAAAAGAAGTAAAAGAAGACGGTATCACAATCGCGAAAAAAGACAAAACTACTAATACACTAACAATCGAAAAATATGATGTTACTGGTGATGAACTGATTTCTACAGAAAGCTTTGACTTAAACGAATTGGAAGCTTCTGCTCTAGAAGCGCAAAAAGCTCAAAGTGAACCTTTACCAATACAATTACAAAAATCGAATATGGGGTTACAAAGTGCAGCTGCTAGTAAGACTACTATGAGCTATCAGAATACATTTATGAATCGTGAATATAGTATTTCTTTCTTTAAGGATGGTAAGAACAACTGGAGAATTAGAAGCGATGATCGCAGAAAAAGTGTTACTGAGAATAAGAGTAATCGATCAAATTTATCTAATTTCCGTTCTGCTGTTGAAAGAGTGAACAGTGGTGAACTTGCTGTTATTTCAGCAGCTGGGTTTACGACAGCAGTTACAATACTTACGGTATTCTTATCAGGTGGTTTAGCAGCAGGTATCGCAGTTGCGGGTGCAGGTGGAACAGTAGCTACTGCTTTATATACTGTTAACTCAGCCGTTTCAGATGCTGATTACTACTATAACAGAGTTAGATAATTTTTAAATTAGACTAAAAAGGGTTCCTATTTCATAGGAACCCTTTTTATACTTTTAATGCACGCTAAAAAATAGTTATTGTCAGA carries:
- a CDS encoding relaxase/mobilization nuclease domain-containing protein encodes the protein MATIQLGNTKVANKLISYAEKRAEERSGVECPPEYAKSQMKATRELWGKPDGIQAHHVIQSFKPGEVTAKQANEIGQELARAISKGHEAVIYTHTDKEHIHNHIIINAVNFESGSKYQSTKKDLHRIREESDQLCQERGLSVIVKKDAPVRYTLAEKALLEKGKTSWKDEIRTKIEEAKQETTDYEAFKGYLFEKHEIEVRERGNTTTYYDHANKKRVRDNKLGADYEREVIKDGFERPIEGERTNDGEVRGYTGVSRGEQTGSTTPSDARTLDSERTGASDASESRRGLSIDRPAGGRSERDDVPTGNREPRSDQQGHRRSDAFDYEEFNRKLEQSKQGTRKAYQQHKRTTSGIDRNLLEPTHQEPASPSRAAEDHTEYTPRPIEQQPQTDQRPTQANEREGQQQHSRATKPIETNPSRQHTEDRDRIEQSQEQARTTTKRNISKSHEQDFER
- a CDS encoding DUF6440 family protein, yielding MSKRFVLKSKQHLNGGIIKIVVDTQTGVNYLMTSGLGLSGMTPLLDKEGNVVVDKPFG
- a CDS encoding geobacillin-26 family protein (This protein is homologous to geobacillin 26, a large bacteriocin (245 amino acids) that was found in the thermophile Geobacillus sp. 15, and that has an unknown mechanism of action.), whose protein sequence is MKKKSFFALTISSALLLSSTAAFAEASSTSTKINTSIQDTNDDVSILKDNTSQIVVKEVKEDGITIAKKDKTTNTLTIEKYDVTGDELISTESFDLNELEASALEAQKAQSEPLPIQLQKSNMGLQSAAASKTTMSYQNTFMNREYSISFFKDGKNNWRIRSDDRRKSVTENKSNRSNLSNFRSAVERVNSGELAVISAAGFTTAVTILTVFLSGGLAAGIAVAGAGGTVATALYTVNSAVSDADYYYNRVR
- a CDS encoding MobC family plasmid mobilization relaxosome protein encodes the protein MKANRKENRQVNFRVSEVEFEKLSEIAESFQMSVPAYVKKQAQGSRMRPPKIDREGAFEMARQLRAIGNNVNQMTKHANEGKSVPKEELENIQKELNQIWQQFNSAIQK